In Agrobacterium sp. RAC06, a single window of DNA contains:
- a CDS encoding ABC transporter ATP-binding protein — protein sequence MTGLVLKDIRKAYGQVKVLHGIDLEIKEGEFVVFVGPSGCGKSTLLRMIAGLEDITGGELYIDGQLVNDVPPSKRGIAMVFQSYALYPHMTVYDNMAFGMRIAGESKEEIDRRVRSAANILQLDSYLDRLPKALSGGQRQRVAIGRAICRDPKVFLFDEPLSNLDAALRVATRIEIAKLNEQMADTTMIYVTHDQVEAMTLADRIVVLSAGKIEQVGPPLELYERPANLFVARFIGSPAMNIMPVTVIGTGEATRIKLKDGSEVTVDVAIAASEQGKSASFGVRPEDLAIATGAEFLFEGNVDIVEALGEVTLLYVKGPVEEEPIVVKLPGIVDVKKGQTLRFSADKTKLHLFDADGQTYRR from the coding sequence ATGACGGGTCTCGTTCTCAAGGACATCCGCAAGGCATACGGGCAGGTGAAGGTCCTGCACGGCATCGATCTGGAGATCAAGGAAGGCGAGTTCGTGGTCTTTGTCGGCCCCTCGGGCTGCGGCAAGTCCACGCTCCTGCGCATGATTGCGGGCCTTGAGGACATCACCGGCGGTGAACTCTATATCGACGGCCAGCTCGTCAACGATGTGCCGCCGTCCAAGCGCGGCATTGCCATGGTGTTCCAGTCCTATGCGCTCTACCCGCATATGACCGTCTATGACAACATGGCCTTCGGCATGCGCATCGCCGGGGAAAGCAAGGAAGAGATCGACCGTCGCGTTCGCTCCGCGGCGAACATTCTTCAGCTTGATTCCTATCTCGACCGCCTGCCGAAGGCGCTGTCCGGTGGTCAGCGCCAGCGCGTTGCCATCGGTCGCGCCATCTGCCGCGACCCCAAGGTCTTCCTGTTCGACGAGCCGTTGTCCAACCTCGATGCGGCCCTGCGTGTTGCGACCCGCATCGAGATCGCCAAGCTCAACGAGCAGATGGCGGACACCACAATGATCTACGTGACCCACGATCAGGTCGAGGCGATGACGCTTGCGGACCGGATCGTGGTGCTCTCGGCTGGCAAGATCGAACAGGTCGGCCCGCCGCTCGAACTCTATGAGCGTCCGGCCAACCTCTTCGTCGCCCGCTTCATCGGCTCGCCGGCTATGAACATCATGCCGGTGACCGTGATCGGCACGGGCGAGGCGACCCGGATCAAGTTGAAGGATGGCTCGGAAGTCACCGTTGATGTGGCGATCGCCGCATCGGAACAGGGCAAGTCCGCAAGCTTTGGCGTCCGACCGGAAGATCTTGCGATCGCAACCGGCGCGGAATTTCTCTTCGAGGGCAATGTGGACATCGTCGAGGCACTCGGCGAAGTCACGCTTCTCTATGTCAAGGGGCCGGTCGAAGAAGAGCCGATCGTCGTCAAACTGCCCGGCATTGTCGATGTGAAAAAGGGGCAGACGCTGCGCTTTTCCGCAGACAAGACCAAGCTCCATCTGTTCGACGCCGATGGTCAGACCTACCGCCGCTGA
- the bglA gene encoding beta-galactosidase BglA — MSADANPVMTPDKDWWRGAVIYQIYPRSYQDSNGDGIGDLKGITARLSHIADLGADAIWISPFFASPMKDFGYDVSNYVDVDPMFGSLTDFDGLIAEAHRLNIKVMIDLVMSHSSDQHPWFVESRSSRVNPKADWYVWADSKPDGTPPNNWLSIFGGSAWQWDPTRMQYYMHNFLTSQPDMNLHNPEVQDALLAATRFWLDRGVDGFRLDTINFYFHDKELRDNPPLAPERRNASTAPAVNPYNFQEHIYDKNRPENIAFLKRFRALLDEYPAIAAVGEVGDSQRGLEIVGEYTSGNDKMQMCYAFEFLAPEPLTPEVVRNTQNAFANAAPEGWACWAFSNHDVVRHVSRWGANVLDRDAYAKMTSALLLTQRGSVCIYQGEELGLTEAEIAFEDLQDPYGIQFWPEFKGRDGCRTPMVWDDHATQAGFSTAQKTWLPIPVEHNLRAVNTQFGKPESVLEHYRRFLAFRRQYPAFAKGDITFHEAGDDQLVYTRAFGNEKLLCIFNMSADQTSIAMPSGEWIALEGHGFDSAINDNKVELPAWGAYFARHA, encoded by the coding sequence ATGAGTGCAGATGCAAATCCCGTCATGACGCCCGACAAGGACTGGTGGCGCGGCGCGGTGATCTATCAGATCTACCCACGCTCCTATCAGGACTCCAACGGTGACGGCATCGGCGACCTGAAGGGCATCACCGCCCGTCTGTCGCATATCGCCGATCTCGGCGCCGATGCGATCTGGATCTCACCTTTCTTCGCCTCGCCGATGAAGGACTTCGGCTACGACGTCTCGAACTACGTCGACGTCGATCCGATGTTCGGCTCCCTGACCGATTTCGACGGCCTGATCGCCGAAGCCCACCGCCTCAACATCAAGGTCATGATCGACCTCGTGATGTCGCACTCGTCGGACCAGCACCCTTGGTTTGTCGAGAGCCGCTCGAGCCGCGTCAATCCCAAGGCTGACTGGTATGTCTGGGCAGATTCGAAGCCGGATGGCACGCCGCCGAACAACTGGCTGTCGATCTTCGGCGGGTCCGCCTGGCAGTGGGATCCAACCCGCATGCAGTATTACATGCACAACTTCCTGACCTCGCAGCCGGACATGAACCTGCACAATCCGGAAGTGCAGGATGCGCTCCTGGCGGCCACACGCTTCTGGCTCGACCGCGGCGTCGACGGCTTCCGCCTCGACACGATCAATTTCTACTTCCACGACAAGGAACTGCGGGACAATCCGCCGCTTGCACCGGAGCGCCGCAACGCCTCGACCGCACCGGCCGTGAACCCTTACAACTTCCAGGAACACATCTACGACAAGAACCGCCCTGAGAACATCGCCTTCCTGAAGCGCTTCCGTGCGCTGCTCGACGAGTATCCGGCGATTGCCGCCGTCGGCGAAGTCGGCGACAGCCAGCGTGGTCTGGAAATCGTTGGCGAATACACCTCCGGCAATGACAAGATGCAGATGTGCTATGCCTTCGAATTCCTGGCGCCGGAACCTCTGACGCCGGAAGTCGTGCGCAACACGCAGAATGCATTCGCAAATGCAGCCCCTGAAGGCTGGGCCTGCTGGGCCTTCTCCAACCATGACGTCGTTCGCCACGTATCCCGCTGGGGAGCAAACGTTCTCGATCGCGACGCCTATGCGAAGATGACCTCGGCGCTGCTCTTGACCCAGCGCGGCTCCGTCTGCATCTACCAGGGCGAAGAACTCGGCCTCACCGAAGCCGAAATCGCCTTCGAGGATCTGCAGGATCCCTATGGCATTCAGTTTTGGCCGGAGTTCAAGGGCCGCGACGGTTGCCGCACGCCAATGGTCTGGGACGATCATGCGACCCAGGCGGGCTTCTCGACGGCGCAGAAGACCTGGCTGCCCATCCCGGTTGAACATAACCTGCGCGCGGTCAACACGCAGTTTGGCAAGCCGGAATCCGTGCTCGAGCACTATCGTCGCTTCCTGGCCTTCCGCCGACAGTATCCGGCCTTTGCCAAGGGCGACATCACCTTCCACGAGGCAGGCGATGACCAGCTGGTGTACACCCGCGCCTTCGGCAATGAGAAGCTGCTTTGCATCTTCAACATGAGCGCCGATCAAACGTCGATTGCCATGCCATCCGGCGAATGGATCGCGCTCGAAGGCCACGGCTTTGACAGTGCAATCAACGATAACAAGGTAGAGTTGCCGGCTTGGGGCGCCTATTTCGCGCGCCACGCCTGA
- a CDS encoding carbohydrate ABC transporter permease, with protein sequence MAKIAGKKSGLVWAVHLSVVALVILWLLPTAGLFISSFRTADQISTSGWWSSLFSQEQNLVLRTAAPSTQQQEGNLWVIEGNLLSEGGASAEAEISVWGTSSRAISEYEPGATAPMGDNARVTVQANGDYRLESDVELTGSRGDRIFVTAELPPKFTLDNYETVLFSGSTTDSMAKAFFNTLTVTIPATVIPIVIAAFAAYALAWMEFPGRALLIAAVVALLVVPLQLALIPLLRLHLSIGIGKGYLGVWLAHTGFGLPLAIYLLRNYMVGLPRDIIECAKVDGATDFQIFTRIILPLSFPALASFAIFQFLWTWNDLLVAKVFLIDATGETTVMTNQIVELLGTRGGNWEILATAAFVSIAVPLLVFFFMQRYLVRGLLAGSVKGG encoded by the coding sequence ATGGCAAAGATTGCAGGCAAGAAATCCGGTCTCGTCTGGGCCGTTCATCTCTCGGTCGTAGCACTGGTCATCCTTTGGCTGCTGCCGACTGCGGGCCTTTTCATCTCGTCATTCCGCACTGCGGATCAGATTTCCACCAGCGGCTGGTGGAGCTCGCTGTTCTCGCAGGAGCAGAACCTCGTGCTGAGAACCGCAGCTCCGTCCACCCAGCAGCAGGAAGGCAATCTCTGGGTCATCGAGGGCAATCTGCTCAGCGAAGGCGGTGCTTCGGCCGAAGCAGAGATCTCGGTCTGGGGAACATCCTCGCGTGCCATCAGTGAATACGAGCCCGGTGCGACCGCGCCAATGGGAGACAATGCACGTGTGACCGTCCAGGCCAATGGCGACTATCGTCTGGAAAGTGATGTCGAACTGACCGGAAGCCGCGGTGATCGCATCTTCGTGACGGCCGAGCTGCCGCCGAAGTTTACGCTCGACAACTACGAGACGGTCCTCTTTTCCGGCTCGACCACGGACTCCATGGCAAAAGCCTTCTTCAACACGCTGACGGTCACCATTCCCGCGACCGTCATCCCGATCGTGATTGCAGCCTTTGCGGCCTATGCGCTTGCCTGGATGGAATTTCCCGGACGCGCGCTTCTGATCGCGGCCGTGGTAGCACTTCTGGTCGTTCCGTTGCAGCTCGCGCTCATCCCGCTGCTGCGTCTGCATTTGTCGATCGGCATCGGCAAGGGCTATCTCGGTGTCTGGCTCGCCCATACGGGTTTCGGCCTGCCGCTCGCGATCTACCTCCTGCGCAATTACATGGTGGGGCTCCCGCGCGACATCATCGAATGCGCGAAGGTGGACGGTGCGACGGATTTCCAGATCTTCACCCGCATCATCCTTCCCCTATCGTTCCCGGCGCTCGCCTCCTTCGCCATCTTCCAGTTCCTCTGGACCTGGAACGACCTGCTCGTCGCCAAGGTCTTCCTGATCGATGCGACCGGCGAGACGACCGTGATGACGAACCAGATCGTCGAGCTTCTGGGCACGCGCGGCGGCAACTGGGAAATCCTGGCGACTGCCGCCTTCGTGTCGATCGCGGTGCCGCTCCTCGTCTTCTTCTTCATGCAACGCTACCTCGTGCGTGGCCTCCTTGCCGGATCGGTGAAGGGTGGCTGA
- a CDS encoding tlde1 domain-containing protein — MASLTPQVIGGDRAAVQKTKSRRNKRGSSLPTVLGISLACLFWGTASLAVIKGLSSSTIQAPSVVGHSLPNPDLALSKPLPPRTVPAPSADFAALDEMRNRFAEAIAATDHLGLLMLPAAMQLAEVDKSDRLLLARVESVVGAQDIAVLREALAQAEAGRQQAALATAAHERRSERDDVDPVVTASIARNTAEAAPVALGYAATPSASETMATADPREEPFEELLSAPHTEDHGALPDDGPVPGAKPQAKPRVERVPAPEAPVAVTTTEKPNKKTLFGMLAYAKPENPITTDDGAGGIFNRKNSLPGPGSRIAVYVIEDSVVHMPNGEKLRAHSGRGHMRDNPKYVHVKNMGPTPPNVYKLRMREARFHGIEAIRMNPVGDAKMYNRDGFLTHTYLLRRRGDSSGCVVFEDYNKFLNAYKRGHVHTLIVVPSMRELPKYMAML, encoded by the coding sequence ATGGCGTCCTTGACCCCTCAGGTCATCGGTGGCGATCGCGCCGCCGTTCAGAAGACAAAGTCGCGCAGAAATAAGCGCGGCTCCAGCCTGCCGACGGTCTTGGGCATCTCACTGGCCTGCCTCTTCTGGGGCACAGCAAGCCTCGCCGTAATCAAGGGACTGTCATCCTCCACAATCCAGGCACCGAGCGTGGTGGGCCACAGCCTGCCGAATCCGGATCTCGCCCTTTCGAAGCCGCTTCCGCCCCGGACCGTGCCGGCACCATCGGCGGATTTCGCAGCCCTTGATGAGATGCGCAACCGCTTTGCCGAGGCGATCGCCGCCACCGACCATCTGGGTCTGCTGATGCTGCCCGCTGCCATGCAGCTTGCAGAGGTCGACAAGTCCGACCGCCTGCTGCTCGCCCGTGTGGAGAGCGTTGTCGGCGCACAGGACATTGCGGTGTTGCGCGAAGCGCTGGCTCAAGCGGAAGCGGGGCGTCAGCAGGCCGCCCTTGCGACTGCCGCCCATGAACGCCGCAGCGAGAGAGACGACGTTGATCCCGTCGTCACCGCCTCCATCGCGAGGAACACGGCCGAGGCAGCACCTGTCGCCCTCGGCTATGCTGCAACGCCAAGCGCATCCGAAACGATGGCCACGGCCGATCCGCGCGAAGAGCCCTTCGAGGAATTGCTCTCGGCACCCCATACAGAAGATCACGGTGCGCTGCCGGATGACGGCCCGGTTCCGGGTGCCAAGCCGCAGGCCAAACCGCGTGTCGAGCGCGTGCCGGCTCCGGAAGCGCCTGTTGCAGTCACCACGACTGAAAAGCCGAATAAAAAGACGCTGTTCGGCATGCTGGCCTACGCCAAGCCGGAAAATCCGATCACCACGGATGACGGGGCAGGGGGCATCTTCAACCGCAAGAACAGCCTGCCCGGTCCGGGAAGCCGCATTGCCGTCTACGTGATCGAGGATTCCGTCGTGCACATGCCCAATGGCGAAAAGCTGCGCGCCCATTCCGGTCGTGGCCACATGCGCGACAATCCCAAATATGTGCATGTAAAGAACATGGGGCCGACGCCACCCAACGTTTACAAGCTGCGCATGCGCGAAGCCCGTTTCCATGGCATCGAGGCCATTCGCATGAACCCCGTCGGCGATGCCAAGATGTATAACCGCGACGGCTTCCTGACCCACACTTACCTGCTGCGCCGTCGTGGTGACAGCTCAGGCTGTGTCGTCTTCGAAGACTACAATAAGTTCCTCAATGCCTATAAGCGGGGACACGTCCATACGTTGATCGTCGTGCCCAGCATGCGGGAACTGCCAAAATATATGGCGATGCTCTGA
- a CDS encoding ABC transporter substrate-binding protein: MKKLFLMTVAAAALVAGTAGAQELKFAPGEDAKFNWASFEELKKTQLNGEQITIFGPWLGPDQVLVESVLAYFAAATGADVRYTGSDSFEQQIAVDLEAGSAPNIAIFPQPGLASDMAKRGFLTDLGAENASWLKDNYAAGQSWVDLGTYAGQDGNKAFYGFPFKTDLKSLVWYSPENFEDAGYEVPQTMEELKALTEKIVADGGTPWCIGLGSGAATGWPATDWVEDMMLRTASPEDYDKWVSNEMKFDDPIVVNAINEFGWFAKNDKFVVGGAGAVASTDFRDSPKGLFASPPQCYMHRQASFIPSFFPEGTSVGEDADFFYFPAYAEKNLGSPVLGAGTTFTITKDSKAARAFIEFLKSPIAHEVWMAQKGFLTPHKGVNPEVFTDPTVRKMNDILLQATTFRFDGSDLMPGAIGAGSFWTGMVDYVGGKSAEDVAKSIQTAWDGVK; encoded by the coding sequence ATGAAGAAACTGTTTTTGATGACCGTGGCTGCTGCCGCGCTCGTTGCTGGCACGGCCGGCGCACAGGAATTGAAGTTCGCTCCCGGTGAAGATGCCAAGTTCAATTGGGCAAGCTTCGAGGAGCTGAAGAAGACCCAGCTCAACGGCGAACAGATCACCATTTTTGGCCCCTGGCTGGGCCCGGACCAGGTCCTCGTTGAAAGCGTTCTGGCCTATTTCGCAGCCGCGACCGGCGCGGATGTCCGCTACACCGGCTCTGACAGCTTCGAGCAGCAGATCGCCGTCGATCTGGAAGCCGGCTCCGCCCCGAACATCGCCATCTTCCCGCAGCCGGGCCTCGCGTCCGACATGGCGAAGCGTGGTTTCCTGACCGATCTCGGCGCTGAAAACGCATCCTGGCTTAAGGATAACTACGCCGCTGGCCAGTCCTGGGTCGATCTCGGCACCTATGCTGGCCAGGACGGCAACAAGGCCTTCTACGGCTTCCCCTTCAAGACTGACCTGAAGTCGCTCGTCTGGTATTCGCCTGAAAACTTCGAAGATGCCGGTTACGAAGTCCCGCAGACCATGGAAGAGCTCAAGGCTCTGACCGAGAAGATCGTCGCTGACGGTGGTACGCCGTGGTGCATCGGTCTCGGTTCGGGTGCCGCCACCGGTTGGCCGGCCACCGACTGGGTCGAGGACATGATGCTGCGCACGGCGTCGCCGGAAGACTACGACAAGTGGGTTTCCAACGAGATGAAGTTCGACGACCCGATCGTCGTCAATGCCATCAATGAGTTCGGCTGGTTCGCCAAGAACGACAAGTTCGTCGTCGGTGGTGCCGGCGCCGTCGCTTCGACCGACTTCCGCGACAGCCCGAAGGGCCTCTTTGCCTCGCCGCCGCAGTGCTACATGCACCGCCAGGCGTCGTTCATCCCGTCCTTCTTCCCTGAAGGCACGTCGGTGGGTGAAGATGCAGACTTCTTCTACTTCCCGGCCTATGCCGAAAAGAACCTCGGAAGCCCGGTTCTTGGCGCTGGCACGACCTTCACTATCACAAAGGACAGCAAGGCCGCTCGCGCTTTCATCGAGTTCCTGAAGTCGCCGATCGCCCATGAAGTCTGGATGGCCCAGAAGGGCTTCCTCACCCCGCACAAGGGCGTGAACCCGGAAGTCTTCACGGATCCTACCGTCCGCAAGATGAACGACATCCTGCTGCAGGCGACCACGTTCCGCTTTGATGGTTCTGACCTGATGCCGGGCGCCATCGGCGCAGGAAGCTTCTGGACCGGCATGGTCGATTATGTCGGTGGCAAGTCCGCGGAAGATGTTGCAAAGTCGATCCAGACAGCCTGGGACGGCGTCAAGTAA
- a CDS encoding LacI family DNA-binding transcriptional regulator: MNLKELSQMLGLSQTTISRALNGYPEVNAETRRRVLQAAKETGYRPNRAAQRLATGKAGSIGLIMPISPDHSSDMHFAEFQSGLAEASIVHDFHFVIMPSRAEEEEQAIRWLVSSGSVDGYYLAYVREKDPRIAMAKSLSLPFIVHGRSSGLGLDYPFLDVDNEGAFYDATRFLLQLGHKRIALLNGQAELDFACRRRLGTEKALAEKGLLLDPRHTRHSFMGDEQGYRGMKEILGLPDRPTAVLCASTVLALGAVRAMNEFGLKLGTDISLIAHDDELPLLKPENFSTPLTTTRSSLRAAGKRVGERLIAMINQSEPALPEQELWKVELVVRASTGPAPA, translated from the coding sequence GTGAATCTCAAAGAATTGTCGCAGATGCTCGGTCTGTCGCAGACGACGATAAGCCGTGCGCTCAACGGCTATCCGGAAGTGAACGCGGAGACGCGCAGGCGCGTGCTTCAGGCGGCAAAGGAGACTGGCTACCGTCCGAATCGGGCGGCCCAGCGTCTGGCGACCGGCAAGGCCGGATCCATTGGGCTGATCATGCCGATCTCGCCCGATCATAGCTCGGACATGCACTTCGCCGAATTCCAGAGCGGGCTCGCCGAAGCCTCGATCGTCCACGACTTCCATTTCGTCATCATGCCGTCACGGGCTGAAGAAGAGGAACAGGCCATCCGCTGGCTCGTCTCAAGCGGCAGTGTTGATGGTTACTATCTCGCCTATGTGCGCGAGAAAGATCCGCGGATCGCGATGGCGAAATCCTTGTCCCTGCCCTTCATCGTGCACGGTCGATCATCCGGTCTCGGTCTCGACTACCCCTTCCTCGATGTGGACAACGAAGGCGCCTTTTATGATGCGACACGCTTCCTGCTCCAGCTCGGGCATAAGCGTATTGCCCTGCTGAATGGACAGGCGGAGCTCGACTTCGCCTGTCGGCGTCGACTTGGAACGGAGAAGGCGCTTGCTGAGAAAGGGCTCCTGCTCGATCCCCGGCACACCCGGCACAGTTTCATGGGCGACGAGCAGGGCTATCGCGGCATGAAAGAGATCCTGGGCTTGCCCGATCGTCCGACTGCGGTTCTGTGTGCCAGTACCGTGCTTGCTCTCGGCGCCGTCCGGGCGATGAACGAATTCGGGCTGAAGCTCGGGACCGACATCTCGCTTATCGCCCATGACGACGAGTTGCCGCTGCTGAAACCGGAAAACTTCTCGACGCCCCTCACCACGACCCGCTCGTCGTTGCGCGCAGCAGGAAAGCGGGTCGGCGAGCGCCTGATTGCAATGATCAACCAGAGCGAACCAGCCTTGCCCGAGCAGGAATTGTGGAAGGTGGAACTGGTGGTGCGTGCCTCGACGGGACCGGCGCCGGCCTGA
- a CDS encoding carbohydrate ABC transporter permease: protein MNPALQALITIIIGVGGCVGYFYLSNIFVDRVLFPAKGEHAGRNINRANMIRPWLFLFPAIVALGFYLVYPVIATLWLSVSDRSLGGAFVGLANYERMAAEPKFWEAITNNLLWLIVVPAVSTAFGLLAAQLTDRISWGSIAKSLIFMPMAISFVGASVIFKLVYDTRPAGEEQIGILNAIWLSFDGGFGAVLTLRILPALLLLAFIAFVAYGIYQLLRPLGGGIGHRGGSSKFGVVVRVALTLAGAWLCYRALVSIYIVMTFAYPYGEPQTWLTIPFWNNFFLMVVLIWIQTGFAMVILSAAIRGIPEETIEAAVIDGANDFEIFFKIKIPQIMGTVVVVWTTITLVVLKVFDIVFAMTNGQWETQVLANYMFDKLFRANDWGIGSASAMVIMLLVLPILVWNVYNARKEMR, encoded by the coding sequence ATGAATCCAGCGTTGCAGGCTCTGATCACGATCATCATCGGTGTCGGTGGATGTGTCGGTTATTTCTACCTGTCGAATATTTTTGTCGACAGGGTGCTGTTCCCCGCCAAGGGTGAGCACGCAGGGCGCAATATTAACCGCGCCAATATGATCCGCCCTTGGCTGTTCCTGTTTCCTGCCATTGTCGCCCTCGGCTTCTATCTGGTCTATCCCGTCATCGCCACGCTCTGGCTATCCGTGTCGGACCGCAGTTTAGGGGGAGCCTTTGTCGGCTTGGCCAATTATGAGCGGATGGCTGCTGAACCGAAGTTCTGGGAGGCGATCACCAACAATCTGCTATGGCTGATTGTGGTACCGGCAGTCTCGACAGCCTTCGGCCTTCTGGCCGCACAGCTTACCGACCGCATTTCCTGGGGAAGCATCGCGAAATCGCTGATCTTCATGCCTATGGCGATCTCCTTCGTCGGTGCGTCAGTCATCTTCAAGCTGGTGTATGACACACGACCGGCGGGTGAGGAGCAGATCGGTATCCTCAACGCCATCTGGCTGTCTTTCGATGGCGGATTTGGGGCGGTTCTGACCCTGCGTATCCTGCCGGCACTGCTGCTCCTCGCGTTCATTGCCTTCGTCGCCTATGGCATTTACCAGCTGTTGCGTCCCCTCGGCGGAGGAATCGGCCATCGTGGCGGAAGCTCGAAATTCGGTGTCGTCGTTCGCGTTGCGCTGACGCTCGCCGGAGCCTGGCTCTGCTATCGTGCGCTTGTCTCCATCTACATCGTCATGACCTTCGCCTATCCCTATGGCGAGCCGCAGACCTGGTTGACGATTCCGTTCTGGAACAACTTCTTCCTGATGGTCGTGCTGATCTGGATCCAGACGGGCTTCGCGATGGTCATCCTGTCGGCGGCCATTCGCGGCATCCCGGAAGAGACAATCGAGGCGGCCGTCATCGATGGCGCGAACGATTTTGAGATCTTCTTCAAGATCAAGATCCCGCAGATCATGGGAACCGTGGTCGTCGTCTGGACCACCATCACGCTCGTCGTTCTCAAGGTCTTCGACATCGTCTTTGCGATGACCAACGGCCAGTGGGAAACGCAGGTGCTTGCCAACTACATGTTCGACAAGCTCTTCCGGGCCAATGACTGGGGCATCGGTTCGGCAAGCGCCATGGTGATCATGCTGCTGGTCCTGCCGATCCTGGTCTGGAACGTCTACAACGCTCGAAAAGAAATGCGCTGA
- a CDS encoding DUF4394 domain-containing protein, with product MTSIRILSLAAATALAAFGAQAAQVVGLAGDKTLVMFDTEKPEVSKSMDVTGVDRLVGIDYRPANQTIVGVTADNVIVTIDPETGAATELAKMDKPLTIGDAPVVVNFNPAADRLRYMTGTTNHRVHPDTGAVTVDGSLVFEEGDMHKGETPNTVAAAYTNSVGKPEKTAMYNIDATIGALIQQTKPNDGTLKAIGKLGIEGMPKTYAFDIEAGADGKNTAWLVADSALYTVSLETGAATKTGDITGAPAAIKSITVIPAM from the coding sequence ATGACCAGCATCCGTATCCTCAGCCTTGCCGCAGCCACCGCCCTTGCGGCCTTCGGCGCCCAGGCCGCTCAGGTCGTCGGTCTCGCAGGCGACAAGACGCTCGTGATGTTCGACACTGAAAAGCCTGAAGTCTCGAAGTCGATGGACGTCACCGGCGTCGATCGCCTCGTCGGCATCGACTACCGTCCGGCCAATCAGACCATCGTTGGCGTGACGGCGGACAATGTCATCGTCACCATCGATCCGGAAACCGGCGCGGCAACGGAACTCGCCAAGATGGACAAGCCGCTGACGATCGGCGATGCGCCTGTGGTCGTGAACTTCAACCCGGCGGCTGACCGGCTGCGCTACATGACCGGCACCACCAATCATCGCGTCCATCCCGACACGGGTGCCGTGACCGTGGACGGCAGCCTCGTCTTCGAGGAAGGCGACATGCACAAGGGCGAAACCCCGAATACAGTCGCTGCCGCCTATACGAATTCTGTCGGCAAGCCGGAAAAGACCGCGATGTACAACATCGACGCGACGATCGGCGCGCTCATCCAGCAGACCAAGCCGAATGACGGAACGCTGAAGGCGATCGGCAAGCTGGGCATCGAGGGCATGCCGAAGACCTATGCCTTCGACATCGAAGCGGGAGCCGACGGCAAGAATACCGCCTGGCTGGTTGCCGATAGCGCACTCTACACGGTCAGCCTTGAAACGGGTGCAGCAACGAAGACCGGTGACATCACCGGTGCGCCGGCGGCGATCAAGTCGATCACGGTGATCCCGGCGATGTAA
- a CDS encoding SDR family oxidoreductase, protein MSSQKVAIVTAGGSGMGAAAARRLAADGFRVAILSSSGKGEALAAELGGFGITGSNQSPEDLARLVDGTMERYGRIDVLVNSAGHGPRAPILEITDEQWAKGMDVYLLNVIRPTRLVTPIMQSQKSGAIINISTAWAFEPSSMFPTSAVFRAGLASFTKLFADSYAGENIRMNNVLPGWIDSLPATEERRDGVPMKRYGTSEEIAATIAFLASDGAAYITGQNLKVDGGLTRHV, encoded by the coding sequence ATGTCCAGTCAGAAGGTCGCCATCGTCACGGCAGGGGGAAGCGGTATGGGGGCGGCTGCCGCAAGGCGCCTTGCCGCCGACGGTTTCAGGGTCGCCATCCTCTCGTCCTCCGGCAAGGGGGAGGCACTCGCCGCCGAACTTGGTGGCTTCGGGATCACCGGGTCGAACCAGTCTCCAGAAGACCTTGCGCGCCTCGTGGACGGCACGATGGAGCGTTATGGCCGCATTGATGTCCTCGTGAACAGTGCAGGCCATGGCCCGCGGGCCCCGATCCTCGAGATCACCGACGAGCAATGGGCCAAAGGCATGGATGTCTATCTTCTCAATGTTATCCGTCCGACACGCCTCGTCACGCCGATCATGCAGAGCCAGAAATCCGGGGCCATCATCAACATCTCGACAGCCTGGGCCTTTGAACCATCTTCGATGTTCCCGACCTCGGCCGTCTTCCGCGCAGGCCTCGCGTCCTTTACCAAGCTCTTCGCCGATTCCTATGCGGGCGAGAATATCCGGATGAACAATGTCCTTCCCGGCTGGATCGACAGCCTGCCAGCGACCGAGGAGCGGCGTGATGGTGTGCCGATGAAACGCTACGGTACGAGCGAGGAAATCGCAGCCACGATCGCCTTCCTCGCCTCGGATGGTGCGGCTTACATCACGGGTCAGAACCTTAAGGTTGATGGCGGGTTGACCCGTCACGTTTGA